In Rutidosis leptorrhynchoides isolate AG116_Rl617_1_P2 chromosome 6, CSIRO_AGI_Rlap_v1, whole genome shotgun sequence, the DNA window AGCCCTGTTCCAAGGAGCTTCCATTGGCCCTGCAATTAAATTGGCCATTAATATTAACCCGAGGTATCCAGAACCGTCCTGTACTTATTTTTCTATTTTCATAAGTTGAATTTGAAATTGTATTTCAAGGTTACAATCCGAAGTGACAAGTTTAATCGAGATGTTTTCGTAGGTTCAATTTTATCAACCTGTTTTGACCCTCATACCTAATTTGAATCCACTAGTTGTTGGAGCTAATGTGGATCTTAGACCAAACGTAAACTCGATCTAGAGGCGGAAATCAATAGACCAAgctttaatcaaataaatactaaCTATCGGGATCGAGTTTAGAACTGTTAGaggatatatttattatatatatatatatattagcccaTTTGTGATGTTAGATTAGGGCTTGGCCCAAGTTTGTATCTCTATATATTTGTGTAATGTTCCATTGGAATATGAATGAAAACCATATCAGATTCCATGGTATCAGACGATTAACCTAAAAACCCTAATACCCTTATTTGGCCAATTGATACCCTAATACCCTTATTCATATTCCAATGGAACATTACACAAATATATAGAGATACAAACTTGGGCCAAGCCCTAATCTAACATCACAAATgggctaatatatatataataaatatatcctCTAACAAGAACGACACATAGAGTTGTTATTCGTGTTGGGTATGTTTAGGATCGATTACAGACGATTAAACACGGCTAGGGTTTGTTTGGGGTGTGTAACATGACAATGTAATCTGTAACATATATTTATAGAATCTGCAAAGACAGTTGGTCGACTGTCTCTCTCAGTCGACAGATAGTAGACTTACTCTACTCAATAATACACGCTCTTTGTCGATTGACTGAATATGTCTGTCGGTCGATAATGATCCGGTTTAACTATTGATTAAACATTAATGAATCACAATCAAATATCCAATAGTCAAAGTACGATTACAATAAAGTTTGTCAACTAATGACTGATTTAACGTACATAACGATTAGAACCAGAGATTTCCAATAATGCACCAACACTAGTTCTAATGTAAGTTTGTTGGACAGCATTCTCGTGAGTGCGTTTGTGGGAACTGCGATTGCATTTGCTTGTTTCTCGGTTTCTGCCATGTTAGCTAGGCGTAGGCAGCACCTATACCTAGGAGGACTTCTCTCTTCCGGTGTCTCTATTCTTTTGTGGGTGTATTTTGCTTCATCTATCATTGGTGAATCTTTATCCTTCAAGATTCAGGTAAAACTTTCGTTATCTCAAAATTTCTTGATTTGATTAATTCATCTGTACTAAACGTATATGAATTATTTTTCAGTTGTATTTCGGACTTCTAGTTTTTGTCGGTTATGTGGTGTTTGATACCCAATTTATCATTGAGATGGCTCACCTTGGAGATTTGGATTTTGCTGGACATGCACTCAGGCTTTACACAGACTTCATTGCTGTCTTTATCCGCATCCTTGTCATCATGGTTAGTTATACTTTTGATCAGTAATGTAAAGTTTGTTGTCAAATAACGATGAATATGATTTGATCATATGATTTTGTTTGCAGCTGAAGAATGAAGATGACAGAGAAGCTGAGCGGAGAAGGAGAAGAAGACGAGAATAAATTATTGTACGGCAGAGTAAAGATGCCTACTTGTTTGTTCTGAAACAAAAAAGTTCAATCATGTTGTGTGTTCCATGTCTGATAAATGTGTATTATGTCATTCAATATGTTCCCTTCTAAAGTATGTAATTTACTCACTATTAAAGTTGTTTGTTTTGGCATGTTGCATATGTATAATAACTATCATTGTGTTATGAAGAGCAGTTGATGATTTTTAAAATCTATCAGTTGCTAGATTGAAACTATCCTTGTTATTTATTGGTTGTGGTTATTTGATGATAAAAAGTTTGAATGTTTAGAGCAATAACCTAATTGTTTGCATATAGACATGTAGTGATTTATAATATTCTTGGCAGGATGAATACAATTTCCACCCGTTGAATCGTTCACTTCTTAGCAAAAATTATTAGCTTACCCCTTTGACTCGTTAGAACAAAAATATGACCCAAAACCTTGTTAAAATATTAGTGCACAACTCAAACTCAAGTGGCTCAACTTGCTCAACTTGATTTTGAAATTTATTGATCAAGTAGCTCAACTTGTCCAAATGGATTTAGGTCATTATTGACCAAAttaatggttaaggtgtttagtAGAAAACTTGACATTATCTTTTTTGACATACTTGCATAATCAAGTTGCCTTTTATCTTGTTTTATTAGGTCTAGTTGTTAGTGTGTTCACATGTATACTAGTTGTCATATTGGTATGTTCACATGTATGCTAGTTGTCATCTAGCTTTACTAGTGGGTCTAGTTGTTGGTATGTTATGATTATGTTTTGCTTTAATCCTCTATATAAGGATGTGATTGTAACCATTTGAAATCAATCCAacatatttagtttttcatattctTGTTCATATTATTTCCTTAACCTTTTATTCATAGCAAATAACTTGTTATTTTATGGTATCTAGAGCTTGGTTCCAAGTTAAATTTTTGTGTGCAAATACTCAAAGTCTACTCAAAAGTTCCAAACTAGTTATCTTGCTATCAAAAATGGAAGGCACAAATGGAAACAATGGTGGTATGGTCAATGGAATGGAGAAACTTATAGGTAAcaactacaagtattggaaaatGTGTATGGAGGCTTTTCTTCAAGGTCATGATCTATGGGAACTTGTGACCGGAGGTGATGCCATAATTCCCGtagaaactgtgacgacccgaaaattttcgaccaaattaaaacttgatctttataagtttctgacacgataagcaaagcatgtaaagttgagtctcaaaaattttgaactattatcatatattaaattacccggtgtctatttccgacgattcacgaacctataatcataaatagaaatgtatacataaataattatacatgtaaataattatatattatgaattaaatatattaaagaACTATTAGGTAATTATGACATAAACTTAAAGTTGTTATTTAAACTGTTTATTTAAATATAGAaagtagattgaatatacataatttatcAATGTTAACAAAGTTAATAATGAGTAATTACATATTAACAATGGtaaattaatatatgtaatatatgagtATTATAATATGAATAATTTATAAGTAATATATGTAGAAGTttataatatgtatttatatgattacaagttaaaatataattatttaacactaatattattattactaccttcattaatattaatatcaatattagtattattaatattattatggatatagttataaatactattataagaataattaaaattataatgtagttgtgatttaaatattattattattattattattattattattattattattattattattattattattattattattattattatcactattaataaaactattattgctaatatgattattaaaaattattattaattattgttattattattaagatacaacTTATATCAATTAGCAAGTGTCGAATTATCCAAAATATATAGTTATAAAATCGCAAGAATTTATGTAAGGTGGCTGGTTCTTTACGGAATAATATTTAATTCAAACAAGTCGATGTTGCATTCTCTTATTATTGCATTCTTACACATATCCTAATCCACTATCTCCTTTATATTCATTTTATTATATACAATTTTGTTTTGTTTCTCCTCGTGACCCTTATCTCTTTCCGCAATCATCGCTacaaaacaacatgataaattattgtTTGTTGCTTCAATCATGCGTACATTTCTATTTCCTTTTACTTCTGTCAAATACAACTTTTGCTGCTCGTATGTGTTTGTTGCTGCCATCATACTAACAACCGAAAACTGCTACAACTATGTGCTAATCAATTACAATCAAACCCAAAACCATAAACCAATTGAAACCACCATCACTTCCACCATTTAAAGGCTGCTAATTTAATGTTTTGTTCATTCTATTCCCACTTAAACTGTTGCAGTACTTTATTCTATTTCTGTTTTGGACGAACAACAATCGCCACCATTGTTGTATCTgctttctgtaacatcccgcatttttccgttaaattatttttttaacgccgtatttttctttttagataatattcctcgtatctagattcgtaacctccgttagctaacattctaaatattctcgttatcggattttaatacgcgttttaaaatattccgtttaggtattttccgcacccgactacaaactcgagggactaaaattgacacggggcaaactagttgactaggtcacctagtccaccccaatcaccaccattcaaccatctctctctctctctctctctctttctctctagcaagaacacacccaatttccaaattcattcaatcatcatctaaattcgatctaggaggcttacaacaaaataaattacatattcgtgatcctctcttcatcctcttcattttggtaccaacttcatctcgtttgggtaacatttctaaaacactagtttttctttaaatttgtgttcttgacttaaaagtatgttaattagtgtccatggctcattgtgatgtcgtgtatgtaatttgtatgctcgatttgttgtttttggtgtaactagttcattatgaaaattacttgctaaatccttgattttggatgatcaaatgttattagattgttaatgtgcatgttttaaaagtgttactagtatcattagcttcattttgatgtatagattgattaaagaaacttcataaacgcgattattgattttgtgaacttttggttagggttgacaactcttaaaacgaacttttgatgcgttgaatgcttattaatgttattgataagtgtttagttgtattacatgtttcattaccttcaaaatggcatatcatatgtataaattggattcccgaaacttaaattgcaattgataaacttgaaacttgaaaataaacctctattgatcacttggcgggatttcggttatagtatatgatgtttttgcttgatga includes these proteins:
- the LOC139853109 gene encoding bax inhibitor 1-like, coding for MDSFDSQPQKTYHFVPSYDYDPNPSEAYDYNIISPVVQSHLKKVYATLCFAVLVSALGAYLHIIWNIGGVITTLTTLFFINTISSVTLGEDADGAKVVLLMIAALFQGASIGPAIKLAININPSILVSAFVGTAIAFACFSVSAMLARRRQHLYLGGLLSSGVSILLWVYFASSIIGESLSFKIQLYFGLLVFVGYVVFDTQFIIEMAHLGDLDFAGHALRLYTDFIAVFIRILVIMLKNEDDREAERRRRRRRE